The genomic region TGGACTCCTCCGGACTCGGCTCGTCGGTCGGCTCCTCGGTGGGCTCCTCGACGCCGGACGGCTCGGAGTCCTCGCTGGACTTCGCGTTCTTGGCCAGGCTGGTCGAACCGCCCGAGGAGTCTCCGTCCTCGCCGCAGGCCGCCAGCGAGCCCAGGGCCAGGGGAATGAGGGCGGCGACGGCCGCGCTGCGGACGACGTGGGTGCGGCGGGACATGGGGAACGACCTTTCTGAGGGGATCTGGGGAGCGAACGCTGAGCGGGTCCTACCCATCATCAGCCCGTTCGACCCGTCAGGGCACGCCAGGTCTGGAGGTCTACGGTCGCGGAGCCCGCTGCCATGTCGTGCAGGCCGCGGCCGTCGGGGCGGAAGACGAGCGGAGGGATGACCAGGGCGATCAGCACCGAGCGCAGCAGCGCCTGGAGCAGTCCGATGGGCCGGGGGTCGCCGTCGACCCGGACGACCCGCAGGCGGGTGACCAGCTTGCCGAAGGAGCCGCCGGCCAGCGCGGTGAGCAGCGCCGACTCCACGACGTACACGCCGAGGACCGCGAACGGGGCGCTGGAGCCGGTCTCGAGGTACGCGTCGCGGCCGACCACGGCGATGACGACGAGGGTGGAGGCGACCCAGTCCACCATCAGGGCGAGGGCCCGACGGGCCCAGCTGGTCGTGGGAAGGGTCGGTTGGTTCACGCCTTCAGGCTAGGGCGAGGCACCATGGGAGGAGGGACCGGACCACCTGTTACATCCCCGAAACACAACGGGTACGGTCTGGAAACTGGCCGACGAGAGATTGGTCGGCAT from Nocardioides pantholopis harbors:
- a CDS encoding RDD family protein, which produces MNQPTLPTTSWARRALALMVDWVASTLVVIAVVGRDAYLETGSSAPFAVLGVYVVESALLTALAGGSFGKLVTRLRVVRVDGDPRPIGLLQALLRSVLIALVIPPLVFRPDGRGLHDMAAGSATVDLQTWRALTGRTG